A genomic segment from Leguminivora glycinivorella isolate SPB_JAAS2020 chromosome 27, LegGlyc_1.1, whole genome shotgun sequence encodes:
- the LOC125240202 gene encoding classical arabinogalactan protein 9-like → MSSTPPMAAPPLSVPTPPMAAPPLPVPTPPMAAPPLSVPTPPMAAPPLSVPTPPMAAPPLPVPTPPMAAPPLPVFTDEYLPAVTPLPTTTPSPEPQWTPELTLPPSNDISPAPTTQTKVFGMN, encoded by the exons ATGAGCTCCACGCCGCCGATGGCCGCGCCGCCCCTGTCGGTGCCCACGCCGCCGATGGCCGCGCCGCCCTTGCCGGTGCCCACGCCGCCGATGGCCGCGCCGCCCCTGTCGGTGCCCACGCCGCCGATGGCCGCGCCGCCCCTGTCGGTGCCCACGCCGCCGATGGCCGCGCCGCCTTTGCCGGTGCCCACGCCGCCGATGGCCGCGCCGCCCCTGCCGGTGTTCACTGACGAGTATCTACCTGCGGTAACGCCTCTACCGACGACGACGCCTTCACCCGAGCCCCAATGGACGCCAGAGTTGACGCTCCCCCCGTCGAATGATATATCTCCAGCTCCCACAACGCAGACAA AAGTCTTCGGGATGAATTAA